The Rhipicephalus microplus isolate Deutch F79 chromosome 4, USDA_Rmic, whole genome shotgun sequence sequence TCCTGTTGCGTAGCAATTGGATGAGCGCCTTCTCGAGTAGGGCCACCCTGTCGAACCTGGCCTGGGGCGGGAAAGGGCCCAGCGCTTCGTCATCGGATGTCTTGCGTAGCATCTGCATCACGTCGGGAGAGATGGCGCCGCCAGGAGCGCTGCCATCGTCCGAGCGTTTCCCGTGACCTACACAGAGGATCAAAACACACAGAGGATCCTCTGTGTAGGTCCCGTGACCTACACAGAGGATCAAAAGCAGGCCGCACGCGTCTACGTTTCGAATTGTTATTGCCAGA is a genomic window containing:
- the CCHa2 gene encoding neuropeptide CCHamide-2 isoform X4, whose product is MCFQSSLSVLLLCLALLVASAYSAAFDSCKLYGHSCLGGHGKRSDDGSAPGGAISPDVMQMLRKTSDDEALGPFPPQARFDRVALLEKALIQLLRNRMMV